The genomic stretch acttataatttcatacattaagCCCTTGTGATCCGATATGCCGTGGTCTTTTACATCGATATTATAGTTTATCATGTTAGTAAATATTAAATCTATACAGGTACTTGTATTATTAACTTCTCGAgttggtttatttattatttgtctaAGGTTATAGCACAtcataatatctattaatttttttgaatacatattatttatatttatattaatgttgAAATCACCAGTTataatgatatttttattttgttcacAACACcgaattttatttagtaatttatCGAGGCAATTGAAAAATATGTCTATTTCTCGATCAGGCCTATAGATACAGactaatataattttttcttCAGGGATCTCTATTCCGCAACATTCCACAATACATTCTTGAGATAAAGCTGCGATGTCTGGGCGTTCTTTATACTTGATGTGTTTCTGTAGCAGAATGGCCACCCCGCCgcaattacaattacaattacaaattATGTGAAAAATATACTGCGTTTCACAAATAAATAGCTCTATAATTAGACACAATGCAACTGGTTATGTAGTAGTAGTACGAGTATAATTactaaacactttattgtacaaaaatcaaaacaaacctgaaaaaaaaacactcgtCACTAGTATACTGATTTAAATTAGTATAGTATATTaattagtatagtatagtatatagTATATTAAAGTATACTGATGATTAAAAAGCTGTGCCATTGAGATTAACGGTACATTATTTTTACACAAAAGATAAAACTCAGCGCAGCTCGGTATATCGCAAAAGTAAAGAGACTCTAAAGCTAATTTTTACGCTGCACCTTTACATGCGTTTTTCTTTTCGGTTTTTAAGACTCGCATTATAGTACCCTGATATTAACTTTTATTGTATCCTCCACAGAAGAGAcctttttctaaaatgtgtttgtCCTAACTCCgttttatcctctagccgcccagagtcctataaaaaggtctcctgttccatcctaatttgaactttgtgttgacaaaataaaattttattttgcttggcaagggttgccgtatgggcggctagaggttaatgcagctaacataatatattatatgcaGTGGCGTTTAAGCGTCGCGTCTTCGCCGTAAATTTTAGCTGCTTAAACGTTGTGACAGTATTTTATGCTTCAGACGTGGCCTGCACTAACCCTTACACgatagtaaattacattttaCGACTTAATTAAATTAGCTATGCAAAATTGAAGCCAAGCCAGTTGCACATGTATGTATTCTAACGATGTTGGTAATAATGTTCAAGTCATCATAAAATTCTCGTGTTTTGAAATATAATTAGACTGTATGGAAGTATAGTCTACATTACACATTCTCTACGTTTCTAATCACCATTCAAAAGAGGTCTATAAAACTAGTAATCGTACGTGTAAATACAAAAGCTTTCTTTTTTTTCCAGagagcctagccaagatgacaatcgtacatagACCAatgccaaacgaaaagaaaaagtGCAAAGGATGACAGATCTTACGAAAAGTCACGAGACCATTTCCATGCATTTTTTAAGCTTCGATTGGCGTTGTGTATCAACGATTATcaacttggctaggcccccaaaGTTGCTTATAGACGACCaatcaaaacttaaataatgtgtaGAAATGATTTTAAAGTGATTTTTAGTTCACAATTTACATATATCAACctgataggtacataattttgatTGGAATTTGTCGATAGACGGTTGTTATCATGCCCCGGTTCGTTTGAAGTGCCGCCGCAGTTACATTTTGTTTTCGTTTCCAAGTAACCAAGTAACTGCTACATTAGGTAACTATCCGTAGAATCAGATGTTACCTAATGTTACCGAGTTGCACACTGCACAGTGATGCTATGTAAAAGTTAACTTCGGTGTGGATGCATCTTTAGGAATCAGATGGACTGCTTTGCCTTTGAGGACTTGCTTTGCCTTATCAGTCGGACGGTATCgcctgtcagttaaaataaaattttgacagttccgaacaactgacaggccgataccgtccgtcGGGCCGATAATCAGTGAGCCCCTTTAGGTCTAAAAAAGTACGATTTCTAGTTTTATTTGACCTTTCATATCCCTGTTTCCTTCATTGACATTACCTTAATTTTCTACTTATATATACTCGTACACTAGTTgaattgttataattataagctAGGtatcgtagatataatttagtaatttattattaagGAATTCGTTTATCAACTAGGTTTTATTAAAGGAGTAATCTGATCTCGAtttcaaaaatgtttaaaagtgcaTCTGGTCAAAAAATTCATAAGAATAATTAGTCGAATATAATAAAATCTCTCACTCATATAGCAAAATAGATTGTTTTTAATTCTACGTCAAATGTATTCAGGAATCTACTCGAAAAagaatatttaagtaggtaaaaaaaaatcccgttaaaaaaatttaatgacAAAAACTGTAGATAATTCAAGTCAATGTTAGTCTGAGTAGGTAAGTAGTTCAACATTAATTAGGTACtgagttttaaattttaaacattaaagtgtcattctatggaacttgctaactatgtaaacaatagtcactagtaaatttataatttagagACAATTTCAGGCCCTTctcccaccaagagcgagtaagcgattttctcgcccaagaaacgaacaaaagattaggattCTGTGctagtaaaagagacacatatattaatagttcatcgctggctgttcacactgccggcgagaacactcgctctactagcttgtcgccgcgataagataaaactagctcagcggtactcgctcggcgatgctcgcttcgtagttagaactcaagctgcgagaccaatcagcctgcgtgttcggctacgctgcaccgcctgagcgagtgacgcgagtaatagcccatcgcactcgaacactcgcctatagccgagcgacaaaactattggagctaacactcgcttctaGCCACTcatttctagtttatcgttctactcgcttatcgctcatcgtcggcggtgggacaagtgcctcaATAAGGCGGTTTGCTTACATTGATAGCAAGTTACATAGAATGACACATTAAGTGTCAACACTGTTTTATTTAAGAGTCACTTGAATATTTTTGACCTAGTCCCTCAAATTCGAATAAAACTTTTTATGACTTTTAGAACTTTTTTGCCGGCAACTTGACATTTTACGACTTTGATTATACCGTAAAATACTCTATTGTCATGGTACTGACTGAAAATAATCATTTATCATTTATAATACAAAAACGCTATTGCACACACCTTGAAATAAAAACTTCAAAAAATCGATATAGAGGTAATACAGGgttgtaatcgttaagtgtaaggcgataattccgtaaatataacagatatcagaaaacttcaaattgacaTCGAAAGTGCGtcacccaatgagtaaaattacattaataacttttttttaataaaagccgaaatatcccaaacattaaatttcgataacgcactttcgatatcaatttgaagttttctgatatcggttatatttacggaattatcgcccacttaacgattacaccctgtatacaagAAGCAAATAACAAGCGATCTCATCGATAAAAAGCAATATCTTCCAACCTTTCGGTAGCTGTATTTATTTACTAGTAATGGTGTAACTTTATCCTGGATTCCTTAAACCTCATCTAGCGTCTAATACACGACAtagataaaattttaaaaagacCTGGCAGTGGGAATATCTACTCTATTCATTGCCATGAATACCAATATGAAGTTGCTTAACATACAGAGTCCGGAATTTTCGTGGCTTTAGAGCAGGGGTCTCTTAAACTTTTTTACccgagggccatattgcgcctcagaatttTTGCGCGGGCCGCCGTCGGGCGGGGGTGTATGTCTGGTTGCTGCTGAACTGATACTGATAGGACTGAacacctggagcctggctcccgcggccGGATTGGAccgctgtcggcgggccggattagaacgcttcgcgggccggatttggcccgcgggccggggtttggagagccctgctTTAGAGGATTCACTACGAAAGTTTAGAGATTCATAAAAAATCCGGacaatgtatattatgtattggCATATCATGGCAGTTTGAAATTCGAAGGTGAAGTTTGACGAATCAAACTACAGTTATTCCGTAAAACTATCGACTTCTCTCGGAAAAAGGACTTTAATAACGTTTTTAATTTATCTTGCATTTACAGAGTGTTATAAACTTTGCTTGCGAGGTTAATATGTAGGTTAGTCCTACTGGAAAATTGTCATTATTGGATTAAacccaaaattatttatttatttattgatcaaataagttACACAGTATCATAGTaaaaaaccaaggcactgtgaaactacaaaagaaaaaagaaaagacaaagaaaaacCATAGGTAAGTACACgaaattatgaataaaaattGGCTGTCTGTTAAAAAAACTTCGACATCAGACAAAACGTGTGATTTGGCCATTTTTTATCAGACAAGGTTGGTCCCATAGGAAAAgatgttcagtatgacctattaCATACCTATGATTGACATAAAGATAGTTAATATACTATATTTAAAGCAACAACCAATTACGGATTACGGAtttaatttatagtatttttttattaatttttattgttatcgaatgttattattgtatgttaAATAAATCACATTACGGATTGTTATGGTGATTCATTCTGACTTTATTACTTGCTGAGGTTTTCTTGAAGTGGGTATTATATAAACCAATTTTCGTAAGTCCTTTTCCACGAGAACgtcaaaaataaacataatacacCGAATCTACCCAATTACTACAATAACAACAAAACAGGAAAATCCTACTTCCTACTCTATTATAATTTCTTTTTATTACGCTTTCGTAAgcgtttttgtttgtttttgaaCGATAATTGGGACGTTAGCTTAACTATGAGTTACCAAAATACATACATTAAATTTAATTCTGATAAATACTTGAATTTTATAGTTTGGCCAATCACAGGTCACTAAAGAAGAAGAATCTTCCTTAAGTTTAACAAGTACCTATCTACAACCAAATAGAAAGGGATGAGTATATTTTAACTGCTCTCCTACTGACGTGAATGATTGGCCGcactattatatttttaaatcggtTTTTGCTACATAATACTTCGTAAAatcgaaaaatatttaaatacctattcaaGTATGTTCCTCCTGACAATATTAAAATGGTAgaaatgaaaaaatatcacGTTTTTACCTTAACATACATTTCATAAGCGTCATGAAGTTGTCCATAAATTTGTGTAGTCCAAAAATGTCTTCAGAAAATCTTACTCCAAAAATATTGTAAACTCTAAGTCAGTGTTATGATTAAAAATGGGCGCGCCGCCACTGCCGCACCTGCAAAACAGAATTAATTGAATAACCTGATAAAAATTCAATTGGGGAAACTTTGAAAATGGCTGTTTGCGAATGGAGGCAAAACTTGTTATTAGTTCACAAAAATATACACTGGGGAAATTGGGTTCGGGTCGTTCGCGATGCCTGTTATTGACTTTAGCGAAAATATTGCAAGGACTGAGAGGTACCAAAAGTTACTGGCGATCTTTAGAATGCATTCAAACTTTTTGTGTCGCACTACTACTAGGTATACTTGTTCTTTGGGTTTTACAGGatctagaaaatattttatttgttcaaGAAGCGCCTATAATATATGTCACGATTGGACGTTTTACAAATTAGATTATGTCAGACATGTTTGCGAGCATCGTTGATTAAGGTACTTATTATAGTGACTGTATGTTCtctgtaaatattttttcagtaaATGGGGCATAATTGAAAAGAGTTAACATTACTAGAAAGGCAAGAGACGTCTTAAAAATGTCATTTGTAAAAATGTTTACCCAAGAAATCAAGCGTTAGAATTGACTCTGGGGCGGCGTGCCATCAAACGACTCCTCGTTGATAAGTCGTAGCTTCACAGACTCCCGGCGCAGGTTGTAGCTCGTCGAGATGTGGCAGTGCTTCACGTCCACCGTCAGCAAGTCCTCGTTCAGCTCCACCCCGCTCCTCTCCACATCCGCCGCCGCACTTGGCTTCCTCTTATTCCTAAACGACGTCCCCCTCTGGGAACTAGACCCCAAGTAACTATCAGTAGTCGTATTCCCGTTAAACGTCTTTTCCGAAGGACCCATCGGATCCAACTGAATATTAGCCCTCAAGTGAGCTGACGAATCCATGCAAGGAATCAACTGCTTAAACTCCTTACGGAAATTCTCGTTCATCCAAGCGTATATGAAAGGATTGTaacatgttgacgacatagctACGCCGTGGCAGATGAAGAATGTCACCAAGTAATACTTCAAATGGATAGCGTATTTGTAATAGTCATTGCATAAGTTTATCACGTTGAGTGGAAGCCACGACAGGCCGAAGATAGTCACCATCGCGATCAACATCTGGTTCGTTCGACGTTTCCTGTTCTTATCTATTTCTTCTTTACGGGAATTCTTTGCAGCTGCTTTAGCTTTGGCTCTATCGTTCAGTTTGAAACTGACGCACGTATAGCAGAAGGCTATGACTACAAATGGAAGTACAAATTGCATGATAGAAGTTATAGAGCCAAACACTTGTCTGAGCTCTTCAGAGGGCCACATCTCCTCACAATACTTCCCGACACCAGGAACTTCGTAGTAAGTCATAAATAAAGCGTAAGGCATTGTCACAGTGACTGCAAACGACCAGATCATAAAAATAACGGTGACGCACGTCCCTATTTTCATTCTTGGCCTAAACGGATAAATAATCACGAAGAATCTATCGATAGCTATAGACATAAGTGTCAATGTAGATATGTATACGCTGCAACCTTGTGCAAAAGGCATTATGTGACATAAGATACTGCCCCAGCCCCACGTGCCTCGGAAGGAGTAGAGCGGAGTGAATGGGACGGCAAATATGCAGAGTAGTATGTCGGACAAGGCTAGATTGGTGATGAAGAGGTTGGTGACGGTCTGCATGGCTTTGTTTCGAATGACGACAAAGCAGACGAGGAGGTTGCCGAGAAGGCCGAGGACGAAGATGACGGTGTAGAAGATGCAGAAGCCGCTTTGGACCCATTTGTTGTCGATGATGTTTTCTATGAAGTGAGATGTGTTTCGAGCTTTGAACAAATTTTCTTCGAGTGTATAATTGTGCGTCCAGTTCATTTCGAATCGGAGGCCGATTGTTATTCAGTGTCGGCCTGGAATTGTCGGTTTTACGAGCTTCGACGCTGAGGTTTAACGCTGGTAATTCGAGTCTGCAACAAAACATATAGATTACACTCATTTCCTATTGTTACGGAATGTTAAGTTTTGCAAATAAAATGGAATTGTTTACAATCAAGGTAATTTTAAAGGAACAGGGAACATCAAAGCTCTCTGATTACTAATTGCATTTTTTTCGACTTCAAACGGATTCGGTCCCCAAATGTTAGCGTAGCGAAATTTTGTtataattgcaaaaaaaaaacaaacgtaCTTTACGTATCTAATGTACCTATAATGGTTCACAACAAccctatatttatattttatctataAGGCATAAGTCTCACAGTAATTTAATATctaatttaatatattaaatatactttatatattatttaatagtagatagttaaccaagggatgaaaagggttcttttacccgagttaaggAATCGGAAATGAAATATCAGAGGTTTCATTGCtaatcgtaaaaaaatgaaaaaaacaaaCATAGTCGGAAAGTAAAACTCCCTAGGATTGAAATGAGCACTATTCAGAGTACCTACTGGGatttgaaaaaaattatatgtgcATTTTTCTCACACTTTCATGATACTAATCTACAAAataatgtatatttaaaaatctataataatattgttaaatCCTCCCTAAAGCCTGACTTACCGAATAAACATTAATTAGAAATGTAAGTAATTTATGAAAATTACTTTGAACATGCCAAAACTTTATAATTATTGTAGAATTGTAACTAGAAGTGGCGCCCTATCAAACTTGTCACTTCCAAAGTCAATAATTAATTTGTTGATCAAGAGGTTGATtctgtttaaataaaaatatccgGGAGATCAAGCTTTGCtcgaaaaacataaaaactaaaatgcgCGTCTTCCcaaagataagacctagctagatcgattgttcgcccccgaaaactccCAATATAGCAAAttacatcgaaatcgttagagctgtttccgagatccccgaaatatacaaatacatgtataaatatataccAGAATTGCTCGTTCAAAAGCATAAGATGATTAGATTTTTATCTCATTGAGCAGAGCTATCAAGCATCTCACGCGAGCGAACCaataagtacgagcgaaatagGCTATAATACGACTCTTTAGTCTTGATTGCTTTTCGTCAGCACCAATCGGGAcgtccgctagctggcgcggGTGCACGGAGCGGGCGCTCGCATGCGGGTGCCATTGTAGGTGAAATCCGTCACATCGCACGTAGCTGCACCAGTTAGCGTTGCTCACTTTTTTTCGTTAACTCGCTCACCCGTTCACCCGCTCCGTacaacagcgccatctagtggccGCCCTCAGTGTGATCAGCTAATGCTGATTGGTGCTCACGGTCAaggtcaaggtcgtatcaaaacaaaatgaaaccaATATCAAACTGTAACATATAGAATCGGTCGCCGAGATGTGAGTTTCCCGGGTTTTTCATTATACGGAAATGCTGAAGTTATAATAAGTTTCCCATTTTGCGGTCACTGAGATTGCTTTAAGGTCCTGGTTCGCTTCAAATAAGTAGAAGCGAGTTGATGTTATGaggattatatatttttaaacaataggATACACTGATACCCGTggtaaaattttgtaaaaaaaattacatggtTCATCTTTGTATGCTTCTGgcagttaaaaataaattcatatGAATAAATCGTGGCTGCAACCGTGTTTCATACACGCTTTGGATCATAAATTCCTTTTATTGCATATCCTCTGCATAACGTTCTACGTTCTACAGAGTAAACTATGCTAATTAAAATTTACAACATAACACTATTTAGATACATATTTGTTTGTGACAGAATGAGTTTTCGtaatttaaatatacctacgaTGTAATGTACCATTTGATACATATCAGTCGCTTTTGgctaaaggaaaacatcgtgaggaaatcttCATCATTAATATAGCAAAGGAGTAATGGAGAAATTAGTAGGTATGTAGAACAAGGTCATGTCATGACGATGCTTGTGCGGATTACGTTTGTGTTAAGACGAAACATGTGGCAGATTACTTTTGTGtttgattatgtttgaaatgtttgaatgtaataataaattgattttattgaaataagtaGGACTTTTGTTATTTCCGACTATATTCTGAAGGGTGCTGGTTTATATTTTATCGCGTTTTCGGGTTTGGTCCCAGTAATAAAAGTTGTTCGCATTAGATAATGAGgggcttaaggatttaaggtagtttccctccagggcccgacttatctttccataCTGTATAGCCAGGCAGGTCACCCTTTACAAATTAAGTGGCAGTGGCAACAAAAGCGGTCACTCGTTGCGGTGTTAAAAGGCAAAAGGTGAAGTGGCTAGGCCACTGGGTCACATAGCTGCTCAGGTTTGATGCCGACTTAAAAAGGAAGCTCTTAACTCGTTGTTTTTAAGAGCTGCACGAACCCGCAACCAAAAAGCCGCTCCCGTACAATCGAAGTTACGTATTCGGTATATTCGTTATTACGTATCGAGTGCCTTCCGCATTCGATATTTAATGCAGTGTTcgtaaagatttaataaatatctgggagaccgagctttgctaggAAAATATATTAGAACTCAAAAATGTGCGTTTTCCTAGAACTAGAtcaatatacacggtgtaacatgaggaaaccgaataattttaaccacgcatttctgaggccataagaagtaaaaaatgtaatatgagtttaggtcaatttcgccaaaaaaaatatttttttgttttgtttttttttttcagttttttgaatgtatttgtacataaaaaataaatgttattgataaacttgtcacttaaaattgatttttacatttttttttcgtagaacctactttttgcaaagtgttacttgtcactttttgacatctatcaataaggatatttagactacgtcccatagcaccaacatcaccatcaaaaaggccttttacactaggtaacaataaaaacttgtttattttttaattcataatatctctgaaactaggcgaatatcaaaaaagtttataggacatttttgtctctaaatatgacgctgttaaaattattccgtttactcatgttacaccgtgtaatTGTCCTCTAAAACCCCCAAATAGCAAATTTCACCGCAATCGGtggagccgtttccgagatccccgaaatatatatatatgtataaataaacaagaattgctcgtttcaaggtacctaagtattagaTAGATAAGTCGATCGCCTAGCTTTTGACTTTAACCTTTGCCATCGAAAGGTTAATTTTCATAATAACCAATTAAGTAAGTAGAGAGATACTGAAAGCTTTGAAGAGGGGGCCAACAAAACAGTGTAACTTAAGCGCGGCGCCTCAGAACTTTTGTGTTTAATATCCTGActtaacacacacacacacacacacacacacacacacacacacacacacacacacacacacacccacacacccacacccacacacacacacacacacacacacacacacacacacacacacacacacacacacacacacacacacacacacacacacacacacacacacacacacacactcctAACAACCTTAACAAATATTATTAGATATTTGTTCCAGAGTCATGgttgttgtctgagtacccacaaaacaagccttcttgagcttaccgtaggGCTTGGTCAATTtgcgtaaaaatgtcctataatatttatttatttattattaatgtgaAAGTGTGTTTCTCTGTCTTTCTGTCTGtgtgttacctcttcacgctcaTGCCGCTGAACTGATTTAGTTCATATTTAGTAAAAGGGTAGTTTGAGTACCGGGGAAGGACATCGGATACCTTTTATCCCAGAACTCACCCCTCAAGGGGGGTGGAAATGAGATAATGAATAAATTGCCTATTCATTAATGTAAGCAATCAAGCGTATACTGCTCCAAATTATTGCCATTAgattttatccaggcgctatacttaCTCTAACTTAATACTGTGGCGCGACGACCCGAAGTGAATATTGGCCTATGACACCAAAGACTGCCACGCTACTCTGtacaaagccgtttctgtccagtcgacgacGCCGAATTCGCTAAGGTCTGAGGTAAGGTGGACCGTCTGGACGCCCTAGGTAGCGACGGAGAGACGAAGAGCAGAAAAACTTACTCTAACTGATGGAACAACTATAATTCCACGCAGATAAATTCGCGGGCAAAGGCTAGTCTTAAAtaagtatcatcatcatcatcatcatcatcatcatatcagccagaggacgtccactgctggacataggcctcccccaaagaatgccacaatgaccggacttgcgccacccgcatccagttAATGATAATAAAAGCGAGCTGaataataatactaaattacacAGAACATAACTAATGACCGTTCTTTCATACTGAAACCTTAAGAAATAATGAGAGTTCATCATATGTTCAATAAGGAAAAATGTACGTTCAATACCCAATATACGGGGAATAAATctgttattatttcattttgccTTTTGATAGTggctaatatttattattaatatggaATTACTTGCAATATTGTGCGTAATAGAAAAGAGAGAGGTGGACGATAATAGACTTGTTGTGTTATCGGTTTCAGATTATACCACAGGTCTAGATTATGATTGCCTGTCTAATATCATAATGACGACAAAAATCGGAATAGGTATCATTTCATTTATTGCAAAGTCATGaacattattacatatttagggcccgattcggattttgaaatagacatctattagatatcttttagacatcaccaagatacgataacgatatgtttaagatctaacctgtcaaatttgacatttgcgcgattctggagatactcttgaacgatttccacaggattagacttagagatccaattcacacctaataatatatcttatgattcggttaaattatgttctaatgtatgggcaagaaaaacaaattatagccagcattcaatgaatgtagtatgatacctttgggtatggtgctttacgcacactagcgtccctccccctccccctgacgcaacccccccttttagcttgaaatatgtcccggtttacggttttttttaatttttgagaaaagtattagagttaggaaaaaagtgtcaaggtaagaaataatccttaatacattttaaacaaaaaaggttatatacaactttttggtaagactcaccatattcatgtat from Cydia fagiglandana chromosome 11, ilCydFagi1.1, whole genome shotgun sequence encodes the following:
- the LOC134668594 gene encoding prolactin-releasing peptide receptor-like, which translates into the protein MNWTHNYTLEENLFKARNTSHFIENIIDNKWVQSGFCIFYTVIFVLGLLGNLLVCFVVIRNKAMQTVTNLFITNLALSDILLCIFAVPFTPLYSFRGTWGWGSILCHIMPFAQGCSVYISTLTLMSIAIDRFFVIIYPFRPRMKIGTCVTVIFMIWSFAVTVTMPYALFMTYYEVPGVGKYCEEMWPSEELRQVFGSITSIMQFVLPFVVIAFCYTCVSFKLNDRAKAKAAAKNSRKEEIDKNRKRRTNQMLIAMVTIFGLSWLPLNVINLCNDYYKYAIHLKYYLVTFFICHGVAMSSTCYNPFIYAWMNENFRKEFKQLIPCMDSSAHLRANIQLDPMGPSEKTFNGNTTTDSYLGSSSQRGTSFRNKRKPSAAADVERSGVELNEDLLTVDVKHCHISTSYNLRRESVKLRLINEESFDGTPPQSQF